One window of the Salvelinus sp. IW2-2015 linkage group LG10, ASM291031v2, whole genome shotgun sequence genome contains the following:
- the orc6 gene encoding origin recognition complex subunit 6: MEKEMFTKLASKMGITSARILRQAEEYMRLSLVRCTGLGNTTGTSKAIICLELAATSMKLPLDKEYTVKLSGLNKKQYQSTLKAIECMLGLEFHLGLRDLAVQFGCMDAVKVATQILERYEASLPAAQQKDVDLSKPVFTTAALNAACKCLKIKVDRKLVASSGVKKGIFDRLCTQLQKLGQDICKEATPLKNPVKMSQKRQRTLMESIEQKEEEEDLPMSQKKLKEDSEESATEDYEEWKRRILENALKAKQANA, encoded by the exons ATGGAAAAAGAAATGTTTACTAAACTTGCATCTAAAATGGGTATAACCTCTGCAAGAATTCTACG TCAAGCAGAGGAGTACATGCGGTTATCCCTGGTTAGATGCACAGGACTCGGAAATACTACGGGTACAAGCAAAGCAATAATTTGTCTCGAGTTGGCAGCAACATCAATGAAGCTACCCCTGGACAAg GAATATACCGTCAAATTATCCGGGTTGAACAAGAAGCAGTATCAAAGCACTCTGAAGGCCATAGAATGCATGCTTGGCCTTGAGTTTCACCTGGGACTCCGAGACCTTGCTGTTCAGTTTGGGTGCATGGATGCAGTCAAAGTAGCAACCCAAATACTAGAACG GTATGAAGCAAGCCTTCCTGCTGCTCAGCAGAAAGATGTGGACCTGTCAAAACCAGTCTTCACTACAGCTGCTTTGAACGCTGCATGCAA ATGCTTGAAGATCAAAGTGGACAGGAAGCTGGTAGCATCATCTGGTGTTAAAAAGGGAATCTTTGACAGGCTGTGCACCCAGCTCCAGAAACTGGGACAGGACATCTGCA AAGAAGCCACTCCACTGAAGAATCCAGTTAAAATGTCACAGAAAAGACAGAGAACACTAATGGAAAGTATTGAACAAAAAGAGGAAG AGGAAGATCTGCCAATGTCTCAAAAGAAGCTGAAAGAGGACTCTGAGGAGAGTGCAACAGAGGATTACGAAGAGTGGAAGCGAAGAATCTTGGAAAATGCCCTTAAAGCCAAACAAGCCAATGCATGA